The following proteins are encoded in a genomic region of Agelaius phoeniceus isolate bAgePho1 chromosome 17, bAgePho1.hap1, whole genome shotgun sequence:
- the ZHX3 gene encoding zinc fingers and homeoboxes protein 3 isoform X2 yields the protein MASKRKSTTPCMIPVKTLVLQETEQDAGEDDHEGTQPEAPAEGPAASDAGASNSNNGALSNGHRGIADSDTYICRPCDFGSQDLHQFFGHLDSEHPDFSKEPAFACVGCSFLANSHEGLSHHNAESHAGETGFVWRVVKQDSRTTVEQSPCEATISHDLPGELPEEGADGQSEIIITKTPIMKIMKGKPEAKKIHTLKENVSSQLGGESEGKDGEHSFPNGSVPVSQPTASSSKSSHIVNGSIIGNVPVLQAGVAQLVSLQQQPPLHQQLPTSKSLPKVMIPLSSIPTYNAAMDSNSFLKNSFNKFPYPTKAELCYLTVVTKYPEEQLKIWFTAQRLKQGISWSPEEIEDARKKMFNTVIQSVPQPTITVLNTPLVANPGTVPHLIQATLPGHVVGQPEGTGGLLVTQPIMANGLKGTSSSFTLAVTSVPKPQPAAQHSTVSSSNTSGVKVVNSGQSLLTACPTISSQTFLDPNVYKNKKSHEQLSALKGSFCRNQFPGQAEVERLTKITGLSTKEIRKWFSDRRYHYRNVRGGRAVFPGDSALDSLPEITLDVPPRGAELSPAAVAATPAPHHPPRRQSWHQAPDFTPTKYKERAPEQLKALESSFAQNPLPAEEEVNRLRGETKMTRREIDSWFSERRKKKVAEENKKVEEVAQQEDEEAENGGGEGEDSSDEQRATSENGSVDASGSNPSSADRKVSPIKINLKNLRVTESNGKTEVPGTGANEKGDGSSSRPPTPPKTKLNFKKTAQQRHLLKQMFVQTQRPTNQEYDAIVSQTGLPRAEVIRWFGDSRYGYKNGQLKWYENYRRGLFPPGLVEVSPAGREVLEDYYEKHKGLREEDVPGLCERARLGAQQLKKQTELKPPAPEDPLLPLRRN from the exons ATGGCTAGCAAAAGGAAATCCACAACTCCCTgcatgataccagtaaaaacaCTGGTGCTTCAGGAGACCGAGCAGGATGCTGGAGAAGATGATCATGAAGGAACACAACCAGAGGCTCCTGCAGAAGGACCAGCAGCGAGTGATGCTGGggccagcaacagcaacaacGGAGCTTTGTCCAACGGGCACCGCGGCATTGCCGACAGCGACACTTACATCTGCAGGCCTTGTGACTTTGGCTCTCAAGACCTTCACCAGTTCTTCGGGCACTTGGACTCTGAGCACCCAGACTTCAGCAAAGAGCCCGCGTTCGCCTGTGTTGGGTGCAGCTTCCTGGCCAACAGCCACGAAGGGCTCTCACACCACAATGCTGAGTCGCACGCCGGCGAGACCGGCTTTGTCTGGAGGGTGGTGAAGCAGGACAGTCGTACAACCGTGGAGCAAAGTCCCTGTGAGGCCACCATCAGCCATGACCTGCCAGGAGAGCTCCCTGAGGAAGGGGCAGACGGCCAGTCTGAAATTATCATTACCAAAACCCCTATCATGAAGATAATGAAGGGGAAACCCGAGGCCAAAAAAATCCACACGCTGAAGGAGAATGTGTCGAGTCAGTTGGGCGGTGAGTCAGAGGGGAAGGATGGAGAGCATTCATTCCCAAATGGGTCGGTGCCAGTCAGCCAGCCCACTGCAAGTTCATCAAAGTCATCCCACATAGTGAATGGCTCTATCATAGGAAACGTGCCTGTTCTGCAGGCGGGTGTTGCACAACTtgtgtctctgcagcagcagcccccgtTGCATCAGCAGCTCCCTACATCCAAGTCCCTTCCCAAGGTGATGATCCCACTGAGCAGCATTCCCACATACAATGCTGCCATGGACTCCAACAGCTTCCTGAAAAACTCTTTCAACAAGTTCCCCTACCCCACCAAAGCTGAGCTCTGCTACTTGACCGTGGTCACCAAGTacccagaagagcagctgaaGATCTGGTTCACTGCCCAGAGGCTGAAGCAGGGCATTAGCTGGTCACCAGAGGAGATCGAAGATGCCAGGAAGAAGATGTTCAACACTGTTATCCAGTCTGTGCCACAACCCACCATTACAGTGCTGAACACGCCCCTGGTTGCAAATCCTGGGACTGTTCCCCATCTTATCCAGGCAACTTTACCAGGCCACGTGGtggggcagccagaggggacaggggggctGCTGGTCACGCAGCCCATCATGGCAAATGGGTTGAAGGGCACCAGCTCCTCTTTCACCTTGGCTGTGACTTCTGTCCCCAAGCCACAGCCGGCAGCGCAGCACAGCACCGTGAGCTCCAGCAACACATCTGGGGTCAAGGTGGTCAACAGCGGCCAGTCCCTGCTCACCGCCTGCCCTACCATCTCCTCGCAGACCTTCCTGGATCCCAATGTCTACAAAAACAAGAAGTCCCACGAGCAGCTTTCAGCCCTCAAAGGCAGCTTCTGCAGAAACCAGTtccctggccaggctgaggtTGAGCGGCTGACAAAGATCACGGGCTTGTCCACCAAGGAGATCCGAAAATGGTTCAGCGACAGGAGGTACCACTACAGGAACGTGAGAGGCGGCCGGGCCGTCTTCCCTGGAGACAGTGCTCTTGATTCCCTGCCCGAAATCACCTTGGATGTCCCACCCAGAGGAGCCGAGCTGAGCCCTGCGGCGGTGGCGGCTACGCCGGCCCCTCACCACCCGCCACGGCGGCAGTCATGGCACCAGGCGCCCGACTTCACCCCGACCAAGTACAAGGAGCGAGCGCCGGAGCAGCTGAAGGCCCTGGAGAGCagttttgcccaaaatccccttccTGCTGAGGAAGAGGTAAACCGCCTGAGGGGGGAGACGAAGATGACGCGGAGGGAGATCGACAGCTGGTTCTcggagaggaggaagaagaaggtggcGGAGGAGAATAAGAAAGTGGAGGAGGTGGCTCAACAGGAGGACGAGGAGGCAGAGAATGGCGGCGGGGAAGGGGAAGACTCCTCGGATGAGCAGAGGGCCACGAGTGAGAACGGCTCAGTCGACGCCTCCGGCAGCAACCCGAGCTCGGCGGACCGGAAGGTGAGTCCCATCAAAATCAACCTGAAAAACCTGCGAGTGACCGAGTCCAACGGCAAAACCGAGGTACCGGGGACCGGCGCAAATGAAAAGGGGGACGGCAGCTCCAGCCGGCCGCCCACCCCTCCCAAAACCAAACTGAACTTCAAAAAAACGGCCCAGCAGCGGCATCTGCTGAAGCAAATGTTCGTGCAGACCCAGCGCCCCACGAACCAGGAGTATGATGCCATCGTGTCCCAGACGGGCCTGCCGCGGGCCGAGGTCATTCGCTGGTTCGGGGACAGCCGCTATGGCTACAAGAACGGGCAGCTGAAGTGGTATGAGAACTACCGGCGGGGGCTCTTCCCCCCGGGGCTGGTGGAGGTCAGCCCCGCCGGCCGGGAGGTGCTCGAGGACTACTACGAGAAGCACaaggggctgcgggaggaggACGTGCCCGGCCTCTGCGAGCGCGCCCGCCTCGGCGCCCAGCAGCTCAAG AAACAGACTGAACTGAAGCCACCAGCCCCGGAGGATCCACTCTTACCCTTGAGAAGAAATTAG
- the ZHX3 gene encoding zinc fingers and homeoboxes protein 3 isoform X1, with product MASKRKSTTPCMIPVKTLVLQETEQDAGEDDHEGTQPEAPAEGPAASDAGASNSNNGALSNGHRGIADSDTYICRPCDFGSQDLHQFFGHLDSEHPDFSKEPAFACVGCSFLANSHEGLSHHNAESHAGETGFVWRVVKQDSRTTVEQSPCEATISHDLPGELPEEGADGQSEIIITKTPIMKIMKGKPEAKKIHTLKENVSSQLGGESEGKDGEHSFPNGSVPVSQPTASSSKSSHIVNGSIIGNVPVLQAGVAQLVSLQQQPPLHQQLPTSKSLPKVMIPLSSIPTYNAAMDSNSFLKNSFNKFPYPTKAELCYLTVVTKYPEEQLKIWFTAQRLKQGISWSPEEIEDARKKMFNTVIQSVPQPTITVLNTPLVANPGTVPHLIQATLPGHVVGQPEGTGGLLVTQPIMANGLKGTSSSFTLAVTSVPKPQPAAQHSTVSSSNTSGVKVVNSGQSLLTACPTISSQTFLDPNVYKNKKSHEQLSALKGSFCRNQFPGQAEVERLTKITGLSTKEIRKWFSDRRYHYRNVRGGRAVFPGDSALDSLPEITLDVPPRGAELSPAAVAATPAPHHPPRRQSWHQAPDFTPTKYKERAPEQLKALESSFAQNPLPAEEEVNRLRGETKMTRREIDSWFSERRKKKVAEENKKVEEVAQQEDEEAENGGGEGEDSSDEQRATSENGSVDASGSNPSSADRKVSPIKINLKNLRVTESNGKTEVPGTGANEKGDGSSSRPPTPPKTKLNFKKTAQQRHLLKQMFVQTQRPTNQEYDAIVSQTGLPRAEVIRWFGDSRYGYKNGQLKWYENYRRGLFPPGLVEVSPAGREVLEDYYEKHKGLREEDVPGLCERARLGAQQLKVWFALKAEEEGRGCGPEAAGSRKGPGGAGAEASESSEAWEPGGQEGSAGSPDAPGPPPPATGLETD from the exons ATGGCTAGCAAAAGGAAATCCACAACTCCCTgcatgataccagtaaaaacaCTGGTGCTTCAGGAGACCGAGCAGGATGCTGGAGAAGATGATCATGAAGGAACACAACCAGAGGCTCCTGCAGAAGGACCAGCAGCGAGTGATGCTGGggccagcaacagcaacaacGGAGCTTTGTCCAACGGGCACCGCGGCATTGCCGACAGCGACACTTACATCTGCAGGCCTTGTGACTTTGGCTCTCAAGACCTTCACCAGTTCTTCGGGCACTTGGACTCTGAGCACCCAGACTTCAGCAAAGAGCCCGCGTTCGCCTGTGTTGGGTGCAGCTTCCTGGCCAACAGCCACGAAGGGCTCTCACACCACAATGCTGAGTCGCACGCCGGCGAGACCGGCTTTGTCTGGAGGGTGGTGAAGCAGGACAGTCGTACAACCGTGGAGCAAAGTCCCTGTGAGGCCACCATCAGCCATGACCTGCCAGGAGAGCTCCCTGAGGAAGGGGCAGACGGCCAGTCTGAAATTATCATTACCAAAACCCCTATCATGAAGATAATGAAGGGGAAACCCGAGGCCAAAAAAATCCACACGCTGAAGGAGAATGTGTCGAGTCAGTTGGGCGGTGAGTCAGAGGGGAAGGATGGAGAGCATTCATTCCCAAATGGGTCGGTGCCAGTCAGCCAGCCCACTGCAAGTTCATCAAAGTCATCCCACATAGTGAATGGCTCTATCATAGGAAACGTGCCTGTTCTGCAGGCGGGTGTTGCACAACTtgtgtctctgcagcagcagcccccgtTGCATCAGCAGCTCCCTACATCCAAGTCCCTTCCCAAGGTGATGATCCCACTGAGCAGCATTCCCACATACAATGCTGCCATGGACTCCAACAGCTTCCTGAAAAACTCTTTCAACAAGTTCCCCTACCCCACCAAAGCTGAGCTCTGCTACTTGACCGTGGTCACCAAGTacccagaagagcagctgaaGATCTGGTTCACTGCCCAGAGGCTGAAGCAGGGCATTAGCTGGTCACCAGAGGAGATCGAAGATGCCAGGAAGAAGATGTTCAACACTGTTATCCAGTCTGTGCCACAACCCACCATTACAGTGCTGAACACGCCCCTGGTTGCAAATCCTGGGACTGTTCCCCATCTTATCCAGGCAACTTTACCAGGCCACGTGGtggggcagccagaggggacaggggggctGCTGGTCACGCAGCCCATCATGGCAAATGGGTTGAAGGGCACCAGCTCCTCTTTCACCTTGGCTGTGACTTCTGTCCCCAAGCCACAGCCGGCAGCGCAGCACAGCACCGTGAGCTCCAGCAACACATCTGGGGTCAAGGTGGTCAACAGCGGCCAGTCCCTGCTCACCGCCTGCCCTACCATCTCCTCGCAGACCTTCCTGGATCCCAATGTCTACAAAAACAAGAAGTCCCACGAGCAGCTTTCAGCCCTCAAAGGCAGCTTCTGCAGAAACCAGTtccctggccaggctgaggtTGAGCGGCTGACAAAGATCACGGGCTTGTCCACCAAGGAGATCCGAAAATGGTTCAGCGACAGGAGGTACCACTACAGGAACGTGAGAGGCGGCCGGGCCGTCTTCCCTGGAGACAGTGCTCTTGATTCCCTGCCCGAAATCACCTTGGATGTCCCACCCAGAGGAGCCGAGCTGAGCCCTGCGGCGGTGGCGGCTACGCCGGCCCCTCACCACCCGCCACGGCGGCAGTCATGGCACCAGGCGCCCGACTTCACCCCGACCAAGTACAAGGAGCGAGCGCCGGAGCAGCTGAAGGCCCTGGAGAGCagttttgcccaaaatccccttccTGCTGAGGAAGAGGTAAACCGCCTGAGGGGGGAGACGAAGATGACGCGGAGGGAGATCGACAGCTGGTTCTcggagaggaggaagaagaaggtggcGGAGGAGAATAAGAAAGTGGAGGAGGTGGCTCAACAGGAGGACGAGGAGGCAGAGAATGGCGGCGGGGAAGGGGAAGACTCCTCGGATGAGCAGAGGGCCACGAGTGAGAACGGCTCAGTCGACGCCTCCGGCAGCAACCCGAGCTCGGCGGACCGGAAGGTGAGTCCCATCAAAATCAACCTGAAAAACCTGCGAGTGACCGAGTCCAACGGCAAAACCGAGGTACCGGGGACCGGCGCAAATGAAAAGGGGGACGGCAGCTCCAGCCGGCCGCCCACCCCTCCCAAAACCAAACTGAACTTCAAAAAAACGGCCCAGCAGCGGCATCTGCTGAAGCAAATGTTCGTGCAGACCCAGCGCCCCACGAACCAGGAGTATGATGCCATCGTGTCCCAGACGGGCCTGCCGCGGGCCGAGGTCATTCGCTGGTTCGGGGACAGCCGCTATGGCTACAAGAACGGGCAGCTGAAGTGGTATGAGAACTACCGGCGGGGGCTCTTCCCCCCGGGGCTGGTGGAGGTCAGCCCCGCCGGCCGGGAGGTGCTCGAGGACTACTACGAGAAGCACaaggggctgcgggaggaggACGTGCCCGGCCTCTGCGAGCGCGCCCGCCTCGGCGCCCAGCAGCTCAAGGTGTGGTTTGCGCTGAAGGcggaggaggagggcaggggctgcggcCCCGAGGCGGCCGGCAGCCGGAAAGGGCCGGGCGGAGCCGGCGCGGAGGCCTCGGAGAGCAGCGAGGCGTGGGAGCCGGGCGGCCAGGAGGGCAGCGCCGGGAGCCCCGACGCccccgggccgccgccgcccgccacAGGGCTGG AAACAGACTGA